A region of Clarias gariepinus isolate MV-2021 ecotype Netherlands chromosome 25, CGAR_prim_01v2, whole genome shotgun sequence DNA encodes the following proteins:
- the scg2b gene encoding secretogranin-2b has protein sequence MTRSLSKLSSLALVVLLHSVAVHGASVTRHHRLRGGSGTQDAYMSPNSDMIKALEYIESLKRRTDDSEGPTGDYDEVDKFRLLVQLASLRDEDAPVRKDAASWPDNKAPEWVRALLRVLDQTPDGAMTPGNERRFHKIRRPVTEVESPATETGAVVRPHKKYPLMFEDEENVRGNKRATEDLDGQYTPQSLANMRSIFEELGKLSNSQNLKRDEAEEENDEDDEDGYRPRNLAYEDVTGGEDWVPLEEQVETEEMVKGSHEEFERGLEDSEEAREVTDRRAAPAIETTDNTDDDTKLVDYVLLKVLEMSDQAQKRDLAEAQSGRRRLLNMPSLLDPRAIKQLLSTVSMKLQIPPEDLVGMLFMEETRKQQRLPEPQEARKPSTPRYRSRVIKYYNGRQPEVTVSEIPPDVKTEDILKVLGLGNMANKNAKYFVKPRPYKTPMSRYFAPSGRRGSFAVSELNRAPSKRKDDYDDAVDEDEVATFLAAKLLTEYPDSSSPDRKRAVDSSNALFPYEIYEEAMKDYFDQVDTGKGAPAKRDTQGKNEEEIQQKTPTEIATPEQADQQIPESVTEGEKEHHTKLVAGM, from the coding sequence ATGACGCGTTCATTAAGCAAGCTCTCATCGCTTGCTCTGGTGGTTCTCCTGCACTCTGTGGCTGTGCATGGCGCATCCGTCACCCGTCACCACCGACTGCGAGGAGGCAGCGGCACTCAGGACGCGTATATGAGCCCTAACTCTGACATGATCAAAGCCTTGGAGTACATCGAGAGCCTGAAACGGCGCACCGACGACTCCGAAGGTCCGACCGGAGACTACGACGAAGTAGACAAATTCCGCCTCCTGGTGCAACTCGCTTCGCTTCGGGACGAGGACGCGCCGGTCCGCAAGGACGCTGCCAGCTGGCCTGATAATAAGGCACCGGAATGGGTTCGAGCTCTGCTCAGGGTTCTCGATCAAACCCCGGACGGCGCAATGACCCCTGGAAACGAGCGCCGCTTTCATAAAATCAGACGGCCGGTGACTGAAGTCGAAAGTCCCGCGACCGAGACCGGAGCCGTGGTGAGGCCTCACAAGAAATATCCACTCATGTTTGAAGACGAGGAAAACGTCCGGGGCAACAAGCGAGCCACGGAGGACCTGGACGGGCAGTACACGCCGCAGAGCCTCGCCAACATGCGCTCCATATTCGAAGAGCTCGGTAAACTGTCTAACTCACAGAACTTAAAGAGAGACGAGGCAGAGGAGGAGAATGATGAAGATGACGAGGACGGGTACAGGCCTCGAAACCTGGCGTATGAAGACGTGACGGGGGGTGAGGACTGGGTGCCGTTAGAGGAGCAGGTCGAGACCGAGGAGATGGTGAAGGGCAGTCATGAAGAGTTTGAAAGAGGATTAGAAGACAGCGAGGAGGCGCGCGAGGTGACGGACAGACGAGCAGCCCCTGCGATTGAAACCACCGATAATACAGATGACGACACAAAACTTGTGGACTACGTCTTGCTGAAGGTGCTGGAAATGAGCGATCAGGCGCAGAAGCGCGATCTGGCAGAAGCGCAAAGCGGTAGGAGAAGACTGCTGAACATGCCCTCTCTTCTCGACCCGCGGGCCATCAAGCAGCTGCTGTCAACTGTCTCTATGAAGCTCCAAATCCCACCTGAAGATTTGGTCGGCATGCTGTTTATGGAGGAGACTCGGAAACAGCAACGACTACCTGAACCGCAGGAGGCGAGGAAACCCAGCACGCCTCGCTACCGGAGCCGCGTCATCAAATATTACAACGGACGCCAACCGGAAGTCACAGTAAGCGAGATTCCTCCCGATGTTAAGACTGAAGATATCCTCAAAGTCCTGGGTCTGGGAAACATGGCCAATAAAAACGCAAAATATTTCGTTAAACCGAGACCATATAAAACGCCCATGTCAAGATATTTCGCGCCAAGCGGAAGACGCGGGAGTTTCGCGGTGTCGGAGCTAAACAGAGCGCCAAGCAAACGGAAAGATGACTATGATGACGCTGTGGATGAAGACGAAGTGGCCACCTTCCTTGCCGCCAAACTTTTAACCGAGTACCCTGATAGCAGTTCACCAGATCGCAAAAGAGCCGTGGACTCTTCTAATGCACTCTTTCCATACGAAATTTACGAGGAGGCAATGAAAGATTACTTCGATCAAGTGGACACGGGGAAGGGCGCACCTGCGAAGAGAGACACGCAGGGCAAGAACGAGGAGGAAATCCAGCAAAAAACACCGACCGAGATCGCGACACCAGAGCAGGCTGATCAGCAAATCCCCGAGTCGGTAACcgagggagagaaagagcatCATACTAAACTGGTCGCTGGAATGTAG
- the ap1s3b gene encoding AP-1 complex subunit sigma-3b, translating to MMRFLLLFSRQGKLRLQKWFLPLGEREKKKIIRDMTTMVLARKPRTCNFLHWRDLKIVYKRYASLYFCCGLEDQDNELLALEVLHRYVELLDKYFGNVCELDIIFNFEKAYFILDEFLMGGEIQETSKQSIAKSIEASDMLQETMEEYMSKPAF from the exons ATG ATGCGTTTCCTGCTGCTCTTCAGTCGCCAGGGTAAGCTACGGCTACAGAAGTGGTTTCTGCCACTTGGTGAGcgagagaagaagaagatcaTACGGGACATGACCACCATGGTACTGGCTCGAAAACCACGCACATGTAACTTCCTGCACTGGAGAGATCTAAAGATTGTCTATAAGAG GTACGCCAGTCTGTATTTCTGCTGTGGTTTGGAGGACCAGGACAACGAGCTATTGGCTTTGGAAGTGCTGCATCGATATGTTGAACTGCTTGATAAGTACTTTGGCAAT gtgtgtgagctagACATCATCTTTAACTTTGAGAAGGCGTATTTCATTTTGGATGAGTTTCTAATGGGGGGAGAAATACAGGAAACATCAAAACAATCTATCGCTAAATCCATCGAGGCTTCAGACATGCTGCAAGAG ACGATGGAAGAATACATGAGCAAGCCGGCCTTTTAG